A window of the Desulfopila inferna genome harbors these coding sequences:
- the cysS gene encoding cysteine--tRNA ligase translates to MSITIYNTLTRKKEVFSPLEPGHVKIYVCGITSYDYCHIGHARSALVFDMIVAYFKYKGYAVTYIRNFTDIDDKIINRAAEQNTTPEELANRFIDEFYIDMDNLGIARPTLEPKATENIEEMVGFISELIEKNMAYQSGNDVYYSVSSFDEYGKLSGRRLEDMQAGARISVNEQKTNPMDFVLWKGSKPGEPQWDSPWGPGRPGWHIECSAMSKKYLGETFDIHGGGQDLIFPHHENELAQSEGANEKPFVTTWIHHGFVTIKDEKMSKSLGNFLTIRDITAKYHREELRFFVFSTHYRNPLDFSENAMQDAITGLDRLYECIAAIEDLEDGPTDAAEVISAKDKAKLAGLEKRFCQAMDNDFNTAQAQGVLFDTVKVLNKIRRMLPSRPSAQDISLLRETVATFKKLAGIMGLLREDAASYLATKRAKMLADLDIDENTINKLIEERFAARTAKDWKRSDEIRDLLLRKNIELKDSADGTAWTIKRSS, encoded by the coding sequence ATGTCTATTACAATTTACAATACCCTGACCCGGAAAAAAGAAGTATTTTCCCCGCTGGAGCCTGGCCATGTAAAAATCTATGTCTGTGGAATAACGTCCTATGACTATTGCCACATAGGCCATGCCCGCTCAGCCCTTGTTTTCGACATGATCGTGGCATACTTTAAATACAAAGGATATGCGGTAACGTATATTCGTAATTTTACAGATATAGATGATAAAATCATCAACCGGGCTGCGGAGCAGAACACCACCCCGGAGGAATTGGCCAACCGCTTTATTGATGAGTTCTACATCGATATGGACAACCTGGGGATCGCCCGGCCCACCCTTGAACCGAAGGCTACTGAAAACATAGAGGAGATGGTGGGATTCATCTCCGAGCTGATCGAAAAGAACATGGCCTACCAGTCCGGCAATGATGTCTATTACTCGGTATCCAGCTTTGATGAATACGGCAAGCTTTCCGGAAGAAGGCTCGAAGACATGCAGGCAGGGGCACGCATCTCCGTCAACGAACAAAAAACCAACCCCATGGATTTTGTTCTCTGGAAAGGCTCAAAACCAGGAGAACCGCAATGGGACAGTCCCTGGGGCCCGGGTAGACCGGGGTGGCATATCGAATGTTCAGCCATGAGCAAGAAGTATCTCGGAGAAACTTTTGATATACACGGCGGCGGTCAGGATCTCATCTTTCCACATCATGAAAATGAACTGGCCCAAAGCGAAGGGGCCAACGAAAAACCCTTTGTCACCACCTGGATCCACCATGGCTTCGTCACCATCAAGGACGAGAAGATGTCGAAATCGCTGGGCAACTTTCTCACCATTCGCGACATTACCGCCAAATACCATCGGGAAGAACTTCGTTTCTTCGTTTTTTCCACCCACTATAGAAACCCGCTCGATTTCTCTGAAAATGCCATGCAGGATGCTATCACCGGTCTCGACAGGCTTTATGAATGCATCGCCGCCATCGAGGATCTTGAGGACGGTCCAACCGATGCTGCTGAGGTGATATCCGCAAAAGACAAGGCCAAGCTTGCCGGTCTGGAAAAGAGATTCTGCCAGGCCATGGATAACGACTTTAATACCGCTCAGGCACAGGGAGTGCTGTTCGATACGGTCAAGGTGCTCAACAAGATTCGAAGAATGCTTCCTTCTCGCCCCTCCGCTCAGGATATCTCACTATTGCGCGAAACTGTTGCAACTTTCAAAAAACTGGCGGGCATTATGGGCCTGCTCCGCGAAGATGCCGCATCTTACCTGGCAACAAAAAGAGCAAAAATGCTTGCCGATCTGGACATTGATGAAAATACTATAAACAAATTGATTGAAGAAAGATTTGCTGCCAGAACCGCCAAAGACTGGAAGAGAAGCGATGAGATCCGCGATCTACTGCTCCGCAAGAATATTGAACTCAAGGACAGCGCGGACGGCACGGCCTGGACGATAAAACGTTCTTCCTGA
- a CDS encoding PGPGW domain-containing protein, with product MPYLEFLTILSISTFSLSLFFIPFFIARLPREYFLKYQTHPHYEGKRLHIVLLVLRNIAGIVLVAAGILMLFLPGQGLLTILIGILCMSFKGKRNMILSLISKSTIQKSLNWTRNKMKKPPFHWHEKV from the coding sequence ATGCCTTACCTTGAATTTTTGACGATCCTGTCGATCTCCACCTTCAGTCTAAGCCTTTTTTTTATCCCTTTTTTTATAGCCAGGCTTCCCCGTGAATATTTTCTGAAATACCAGACCCACCCTCATTATGAGGGTAAACGGCTCCATATTGTCCTGCTGGTGCTGAGAAATATAGCCGGGATAGTACTGGTTGCTGCGGGTATTCTGATGCTCTTCCTGCCGGGCCAGGGTCTTTTAACCATTCTCATCGGTATATTGTGCATGAGTTTCAAAGGAAAGCGCAACATGATACTCTCTCTTATATCCAAATCGACAATCCAAAAAAGTCTCAACTGGACCCGCAACAAGATGAAAAAGCCGCCTTTTCACTGGCATGAAAAGGTTTAA
- a CDS encoding PilZ domain-containing protein, with the protein MTKQNHSLHRCPFWSELSRKCSISRKGLFVPLYDQISNYCTSENHRNCSQYKEELLSLQVETEAVPINRRNHPRTTSEHPLNLNFINEAGCLIQQTAGIARTINLSVGGMQIRTRGPLFHDCIVRFSYEKSGISPPRHGLAKVKWCNYHLKIMRYTAGLSFYRLTALPADLSNRLDLT; encoded by the coding sequence ATGACGAAACAAAACCATTCTCTACATCGATGTCCATTTTGGTCTGAATTATCGAGAAAATGCTCCATCAGCCGAAAGGGGCTGTTTGTTCCTCTTTATGATCAGATTTCAAACTACTGTACATCGGAAAACCACAGGAATTGCAGCCAGTATAAGGAAGAGCTGCTCTCGCTGCAGGTGGAGACCGAAGCTGTGCCCATCAACCGGCGCAACCATCCCCGTACTACCTCCGAACATCCTCTTAACCTGAATTTTATCAATGAAGCAGGATGTTTGATTCAACAGACGGCGGGGATAGCCAGGACTATAAATCTTAGCGTCGGCGGTATGCAGATTAGAACCCGAGGACCACTTTTTCATGACTGCATCGTCCGTTTTTCCTATGAAAAATCGGGAATTTCACCGCCACGGCATGGTCTTGCAAAAGTTAAATGGTGCAATTATCACCTCAAAATCATGAGATATACGGCAGGGCTCAGTTTTTACAGGCTTACAGCATTGCCCGCCGACCTCTCAAACCGGTTGGATCTTACCTGA
- a CDS encoding sigma-54 interaction domain-containing protein, giving the protein MNIPVTQTEVERLIYNQRGMLDAITDPVMIINGTKSIEFSNKSAADFFDAFDIDPNGDSEAAADFSRKLLSSLSKSATGTSRHIHRTLFRDCHLEYVFAPFHGYNGETLQWLILRDITEQTKHEEELSLFHNNIEAILSQKIRKLKESEKIRVKLSEQLINLKSQLANLSGDNAMIGSSRPMRDLRDMVTQVAKSDATILITGESGTGKELVANLIRETSNRNKKPFLKINCNAINDSLLESDLFGYEKGAFTGAHAKTKGKFEVVDDGTIFLDEIGDISPRMQAALLRVLQNGEIIRVGGNRPINIDVRIIAATNRDLALAVQDGSFRLDLFYRLNIINISIPPLRERKEDIEDLVSHFIRRYRLAFKKDVNFVPRPIIDKLCRHDWPGNIRELENVIQRAVLMSKSNIITEQEIFFDVPPGGHPQEDHLSIGQKYSNMPLKNMLTEVEKEIITDTLKKYHGNVAKAAKDLRIGKTAFYDKLKRFGITSKKYR; this is encoded by the coding sequence ATGAACATTCCTGTAACCCAGACCGAAGTAGAAAGACTGATTTACAACCAGCGCGGCATGCTCGACGCCATTACCGATCCGGTGATGATTATCAATGGCACAAAGTCTATCGAATTTTCAAATAAAAGCGCAGCAGACTTTTTTGATGCCTTCGATATCGATCCCAACGGCGATTCAGAAGCCGCCGCCGATTTTTCCCGCAAACTTCTCTCTTCCCTTTCAAAATCGGCTACCGGTACATCTCGACATATTCATCGCACCCTGTTCAGGGACTGCCACCTGGAATATGTATTTGCTCCTTTCCACGGCTACAATGGAGAAACTCTCCAATGGCTGATATTACGAGATATCACCGAGCAGACAAAGCATGAGGAAGAGCTCTCACTCTTTCACAATAATATAGAGGCAATCCTCTCCCAAAAAATCAGAAAGCTCAAAGAAAGCGAAAAGATACGTGTGAAACTTTCTGAGCAGCTCATCAACTTGAAATCACAGCTGGCCAACCTCTCGGGCGACAATGCCATGATCGGATCCAGCAGACCGATGCGAGACCTGCGAGATATGGTGACACAGGTGGCCAAATCGGATGCCACCATTCTTATTACCGGCGAATCAGGCACAGGAAAAGAGCTGGTCGCCAACCTCATTCGGGAAACCAGCAACCGCAACAAAAAACCGTTTCTCAAAATCAACTGCAATGCCATTAATGATTCACTGCTGGAAAGTGACCTCTTCGGCTATGAAAAAGGTGCATTCACCGGAGCTCATGCCAAGACCAAGGGAAAGTTTGAAGTTGTCGATGACGGCACAATCTTTCTTGATGAAATCGGTGACATCTCACCGCGAATGCAGGCAGCCCTCCTCAGGGTTCTTCAGAACGGAGAAATTATCCGTGTAGGCGGAAATCGACCAATCAATATCGATGTGCGAATTATCGCGGCAACCAACAGGGATCTGGCCCTGGCCGTCCAGGACGGCAGCTTTCGTCTCGACCTCTTCTACCGTCTCAACATAATAAATATTTCGATCCCTCCATTGCGGGAGAGAAAGGAGGACATCGAGGATCTGGTCTCTCATTTTATCCGCAGATATCGTCTTGCCTTTAAAAAAGATGTGAATTTCGTACCACGGCCTATCATCGACAAACTCTGCCGTCATGATTGGCCGGGCAATATTCGCGAATTGGAAAATGTTATTCAACGTGCTGTTTTAATGTCAAAAAGCAATATCATAACCGAACAGGAAATATTCTTTGATGTTCCCCCCGGCGGACATCCACAGGAAGACCACCTCTCCATCGGCCAAAAATATTCCAATATGCCGCTAAAAAATATGCTTACAGAAGTAGAAAAAGAAATCATCACCGATACTCTGAAAAAATATCACGGCAATGTCGCCAAGGCGGCAAAGGATTTAAGAATCGGTAAGACTGCTTTTTACGATAAACTCAAGCGCTTTGGGATAACCTCAAAAAAGTATCGTTAA
- a CDS encoding AmpG family muropeptide MFS transporter: MSGPHAGERSWRQTLKTWIHPRVLTMLFLGFSAGIPILLIFSTLSVWLREAGVARSAVTFFSWAALGYSFKFVWAPLIDKMPFPLLTRLLGRRRSWMLVSQFAIVTAIVCMASIDPAAGEEALTIMAMAAVLLGFSSATQDIVIDAYRIECIDATYQALLSSTYIAGYRIGMVVAGAGSLFLASYLGTTTEIYLYSAWKNTYYFAAATMLVGIVTTLIISEPESNLDPSVYKYSSRQYFRLFLVFLAACLVFSLTFFLTGTTAEHVQSFLSSLLWNDTTFTGFLVEACRLALAILAAAGSVALLVKAGALEREMVVETYIDPIQEFFGRYGVKTAILILSLIGFYRVSDIVLGVVSNVFYVDMGFSKNVIAGITKLYGVGMTILGGFLGGMLTLRYGIYSILFLGALLSAITNLLFMVLASAGPDVTMLTVVIAIDNLSAGLAATAFVAFLSSLTNISFTAVQYALFSSLMTLFPKLFGGYSGSLVDTFGYNNFFLLTTLMGIPVLVLIWFIRKKSVIALKEGSDAG, from the coding sequence ATGAGCGGCCCCCATGCCGGAGAACGATCCTGGCGGCAAACATTGAAAACATGGATCCATCCCCGGGTTCTAACCATGTTGTTTCTCGGTTTTTCGGCAGGAATTCCGATTTTACTTATTTTCAGTACGCTTTCCGTATGGCTACGCGAAGCCGGAGTAGCCCGTTCTGCCGTAACTTTCTTCAGCTGGGCGGCTCTTGGCTATTCCTTTAAATTCGTCTGGGCGCCCCTTATCGACAAAATGCCTTTTCCGCTGCTGACCCGACTGCTTGGCAGAAGGAGGTCATGGATGCTTGTCTCGCAATTCGCCATTGTAACGGCGATTGTCTGTATGGCCAGTATCGATCCGGCAGCAGGCGAAGAAGCCCTTACCATTATGGCAATGGCGGCGGTCCTGCTCGGTTTTTCCTCGGCCACTCAGGATATCGTCATAGACGCCTACCGCATAGAATGCATTGATGCAACGTATCAGGCGCTGCTCTCATCCACATATATAGCAGGTTATCGTATCGGTATGGTTGTTGCCGGAGCGGGTTCACTTTTTCTGGCCTCCTATCTGGGGACGACCACGGAGATTTATTTATATTCAGCCTGGAAGAACACCTATTATTTTGCCGCGGCGACCATGTTGGTCGGAATCGTTACCACCCTGATAATCTCCGAACCGGAAAGTAACCTGGATCCTTCCGTCTATAAATATTCGTCCCGGCAATACTTCAGACTCTTTCTTGTTTTTCTGGCGGCATGCCTGGTTTTTTCCCTTACCTTTTTTCTCACCGGGACAACGGCGGAGCACGTCCAGTCATTCCTCTCCTCACTTCTCTGGAATGACACCACCTTCACGGGATTTTTGGTCGAAGCCTGCAGATTGGCCCTAGCGATACTGGCAGCCGCAGGTTCTGTGGCGCTTCTGGTAAAAGCAGGGGCCCTGGAGAGGGAAATGGTTGTGGAAACCTACATCGATCCGATACAGGAGTTTTTTGGTCGATACGGAGTGAAAACAGCCATTCTTATCCTCTCTCTTATCGGTTTCTATCGCGTTTCCGATATTGTTCTGGGAGTCGTTTCCAATGTATTTTATGTCGATATGGGGTTCAGCAAAAACGTGATCGCCGGAATAACCAAACTGTATGGAGTGGGGATGACCATCCTTGGCGGGTTCCTCGGGGGTATGCTCACCTTGCGATACGGTATCTATTCCATACTGTTTCTTGGTGCGCTGCTGTCGGCAATCACAAATCTGCTCTTCATGGTCCTTGCTTCTGCAGGTCCCGATGTGACCATGCTCACCGTGGTCATTGCCATTGACAATCTCAGCGCCGGCCTGGCGGCCACAGCTTTTGTGGCTTTTCTCTCCAGCCTGACCAATATCTCGTTTACCGCGGTTCAGTATGCACTTTTTTCCTCGCTTATGACGCTGTTTCCCAAACTGTTTGGAGGATATTCCGGCAGCCTGGTCGACACCTTCGGCTACAATAACTTTTTTCTGCTGACTACGTTGATGGGAATACCGGTGCTGGTTCTGATCTGGTTTATCAGGAAAAAATCAGTAATTGCTTTGAAGGAAGGAAGTGATGCAGGATAG
- a CDS encoding nitroreductase family protein, with amino-acid sequence MKNIIEKTRTFRKFDATAVIDASTVEKLIELGRLGGSARNCQPWQYRIVTDAGECASVFPHLGWAGYLTDWKGPEERQRPTAYILCYLNREWLKGSLQEAHFDLGIASQNMLLGATEAGLGGCRILAFSKKLAAEFPQPEHLELQLVIALGVPAEKVVIEECSDYNIKYWRDGNQTHHVPKRRLQDILLQP; translated from the coding sequence ATGAAGAACATTATCGAAAAAACCAGGACCTTCCGTAAATTTGATGCAACAGCGGTTATCGATGCCTCAACAGTGGAAAAACTGATCGAGCTGGGCCGACTCGGCGGTTCAGCCAGGAACTGTCAACCTTGGCAGTACCGTATTGTCACAGATGCAGGTGAGTGCGCCTCCGTCTTCCCACACCTTGGCTGGGCAGGCTATCTGACCGACTGGAAAGGACCGGAGGAGCGACAGCGACCCACCGCCTATATTCTCTGCTACCTCAACAGAGAATGGTTGAAGGGCTCATTGCAGGAAGCCCATTTCGATCTGGGCATTGCCTCTCAAAACATGCTGCTGGGAGCAACGGAGGCCGGCTTGGGCGGATGTCGCATCCTCGCCTTCTCCAAAAAGCTGGCAGCAGAATTCCCTCAACCGGAGCATCTGGAACTCCAGCTTGTTATCGCCCTGGGCGTACCTGCCGAAAAGGTGGTGATTGAAGAATGCAGTGATTACAATATCAAATATTGGAGAGACGGCAATCAAACCCACCATGTTCCCAAAAGACGGCTCCAGGACATTCTTCTGCAACCATAA